The genomic interval ACCCGCCGCGACGGCAAGCAGATCCATTACCGGATCAGCAGCCCGCAGGCCCTGGCGGTGATCGAAACGCTTTACCGGCTGTTCTGCGCCGATGGACACTGAGCGGCTGCTCAGCGCCGTCGTGCGGCCGGCTGCTGCTGGGTGATGCAGTGGATGTTGCCGCCGCCGAGGAGAATCTCCCGGCCGGGCAGCATCAGCACCTCGCGGCCGGGGAACAGCTGCCGGAGGAGGGCCTCGGCCTCGGCGTCGCGCGGGTCGTCGAAGGCCGGCGCGATGATGCCGTGGTTGACGATCAGGAAATTCACATAGGAGGCGGCCAGGCGGATCGAAGGATCGCGCGGCTGGCTGCCGGCGACCAGATCGACGCCGGCGCATTCCTCCTCGCTGGCGTACAGCGGGCCGGGAATCGGCATCCGGTGCACGCGCAGGGTGCGGCCGCGGGCGTCGCGGACATGTTCGAGCAACTCCAGGGCCGCCCGGCAGCGCGGGTGGTTGGGGTCCTGGGGATCGTCGGTCCAGGCAAGCAGCACTTCGCCGGGGCGCACGAAGCAGCAGAAGTTGTCGACGTGGCCGTCGGTCTCGTCGTTGTACAGTCCCAGCGGCAGCCAGATCACCCGCTCGATGGCCAGGTGCTCGGCGAGCACGGCCTCGATCTCCGCGCGCGACAGGTGCGGATTGCGGTTCGGGTTGAGCAGGCATTCCTCAGTGGTGAGCAGGGTGCCTTCGCCATCGACATGGATGGCGCCGCCCTCCAGCACGAAGCCTTCGGTGCGGTAGCGGGCACAGCGTTCGAGGCCGAGGATCTTGCGCGCCACCTGGTCGTCGCGGTTCCAGGGTGCGTACAGGCCGCCGGCGAAGCCGCCCCAGGCGTTGAAGGTCCAGTCCACGCCGCGCACCTCGTCGGCGTCGTCGACCACGAAGGTCGGTCCGGTGTCGCGCACCCAGGCATCGTCGCTGCCCAGCTCGACCACCCGGATGTCGGCGCCGGCGAGGCGGGCGCAGGCGTTCTCGTACTGGGCGGCGGAGACGCCGACAGTCACCGGCTCGAAGCGGGCGATGGCGCGGGCCACCATGGCGAAGGCGGCCTGCGCCGGCTTGCCGCCGAGCCGCCAGTTGTCCGGGCGCTCCGGCCAGATCATCCAGGTCTGGCTGTGCGCTTCCCACTCGGCGGGCATGCGGAAACCGTCGGCACGCGGCGTGCTGGTCAGGGTTCGCATCGGCTCACCCATCCTCAGGACTCCAGGCTGCCGTCGAGGGTCTTGATCGCGCCGTACAGGTTGGGCCGGCGGTCGCGGAACACCCCCCAGGCGCTGCGGATGTGCTCCAGGCGGTCGAGGTCGAAGCTGTGCACCAGCACGCCTTCCTCGGTTTCGCCGAGTTCCTCGACCTTGGCGCCGAACTGGTCGGCGATGAACGACGAGCCATAGAAGTCGATGTGGTAGTCCTCCTGCACCTCGCGGCCGATGCGGTTGCTGGCGATCAGCGGGGTCAGGTTGGCGCCGGCGTGGCCCTGCTGCACGCGCTGCCAGTGATCGCGCGAGACGATGCTCGGGTCGTGGGGTTCGCTGCCGATGGCGGTGGGGTAGAGCAGCAGCTCGGCGCCGTTCAGGACCATGCTGCGCGCGCTTTCCGGGAACCACTGGTCCCAGCAGATGGCCACGCCGATCCGGCCGTAGCGGGTCTGCCAGACCTTGAAGCCGGTGTCGCCGGG from Azotobacter salinestris carries:
- the aguB gene encoding N-carbamoylputrescine amidase; this translates as MSRIVTVAATQMACSWDRAANIANAERLVREAAARGAQVILLQELFETPYFCQKPNPDYLQLATPVEENPAIRHFQKIAAELCVVLPISFYERAGRARFNSIALLDADGRMLGLYRKSHIPDGPGYHEKYYFNPGDTGFKVWQTRYGRIGVAICWDQWFPESARSMVLNGAELLLYPTAIGSEPHDPSIVSRDHWQRVQQGHAGANLTPLIASNRIGREVQEDYHIDFYGSSFIADQFGAKVEELGETEEGVLVHSFDLDRLEHIRSAWGVFRDRRPNLYGAIKTLDGSLES
- the aguA gene encoding agmatine deiminase, which gives rise to MRTLTSTPRADGFRMPAEWEAHSQTWMIWPERPDNWRLGGKPAQAAFAMVARAIARFEPVTVGVSAAQYENACARLAGADIRVVELGSDDAWVRDTGPTFVVDDADEVRGVDWTFNAWGGFAGGLYAPWNRDDQVARKILGLERCARYRTEGFVLEGGAIHVDGEGTLLTTEECLLNPNRNPHLSRAEIEAVLAEHLAIERVIWLPLGLYNDETDGHVDNFCCFVRPGEVLLAWTDDPQDPNHPRCRAALELLEHVRDARGRTLRVHRMPIPGPLYASEEECAGVDLVAGSQPRDPSIRLAASYVNFLIVNHGIIAPAFDDPRDAEAEALLRQLFPGREVLMLPGREILLGGGNIHCITQQQPAARRR